In Acaryochloris marina S15, a single genomic region encodes these proteins:
- a CDS encoding SDR family oxidoreductase — protein sequence MTKIAITAASGKLGGEIVKATGLVMGQENVVGLARTPARAAHLGVEVRKGDYNNLAELESSLLGIDKLLLVSGMDAPDKRIGQHRNVIAAAKAAGVTKIVYTSVQGADEGTTFSPVIQSNRKTEQDVRNSGLQWVIGRNGIYIEPDVDYIETYQQAGEITNCAGEGKCGYTTRSELAYAYTRMLTEDKYNGEIYNLHGEAITQSELAGYLNWAFGTQLNYRAMTIEDYRCDRMAELGEFMGTVIAGIYEGIHDGKADNPSDFSAVAGRKHQSWRDYFMGLKQMS from the coding sequence ATGACAAAAATTGCGATCACAGCAGCCAGTGGAAAACTAGGTGGCGAAATTGTTAAAGCTACGGGCTTAGTGATGGGTCAGGAGAACGTTGTGGGTCTGGCACGGACACCCGCTAGGGCAGCTCATCTAGGCGTAGAGGTTCGCAAGGGCGATTACAATAATCTAGCGGAGTTAGAATCCTCGCTGCTGGGGATAGATAAGTTACTGCTAGTCTCCGGTATGGATGCCCCTGATAAACGCATTGGCCAACATCGTAATGTCATTGCAGCGGCTAAAGCAGCAGGTGTTACCAAAATTGTTTACACCAGTGTTCAGGGTGCTGATGAAGGCACAACCTTTAGTCCGGTTATTCAAAGTAATCGCAAAACTGAACAAGATGTTCGCAATAGTGGTTTGCAATGGGTCATTGGCCGCAATGGCATTTACATTGAGCCTGATGTGGACTACATCGAGACCTATCAACAAGCCGGGGAGATTACGAACTGCGCTGGAGAGGGTAAGTGTGGTTATACCACTCGCTCAGAGTTGGCCTATGCCTATACCCGCATGTTGACTGAGGACAAGTACAATGGCGAAATCTATAATTTGCATGGTGAAGCCATTACCCAATCTGAACTAGCTGGGTATTTAAATTGGGCCTTCGGTACTCAACTGAACTACCGTGCCATGACTATAGAGGACTATCGATGCGATCGCATGGCTGAATTAGGTGAGTTTATGGGGACTGTGATTGCAGGAATTTATGAAGGGATTCATGACGGTAAGGCTGATAACCCCAGTGATTTCTCAGCAGTTGCAGGTAGAAAACACCAAAGTTGGAGAGATTATTTTATGGGCTTAAAGCAAATGTCTTAA
- a CDS encoding siderophore-interacting protein — translation MILNPKHRRQMRQVTVQKIDQVTPRVRRIVLGGEPLVGFNTPRPGAHIKLLFGVDPNEPVDPKKMRSQMRTYTPRHFNSETHELTVEFVLHGSGLASTWAAQAQVGETITVAGPGGGMDIPDVAVMVMLVDESAMPAAGILLESLPANCSPIVICEVEDVHEQRSLSSKIGVQPTWLFRKEQSAEPGLLLEKYLPNVLMGIEDLDDVFWWIACEANAMRRMRSHLLNQQGVSKDRLVSRGYWKLDTSNHPDHDYGES, via the coding sequence ATGATCCTTAACCCAAAACATCGCCGTCAGATGCGGCAGGTCACTGTCCAAAAAATTGATCAAGTTACGCCTCGAGTGCGACGGATCGTGCTGGGTGGTGAACCCCTAGTCGGTTTTAACACCCCTCGTCCGGGGGCACATATTAAGCTGCTGTTTGGCGTTGATCCAAATGAACCCGTTGACCCCAAGAAAATGCGCTCCCAGATGCGGACCTATACCCCCCGGCACTTTAATTCCGAGACTCATGAACTGACGGTGGAATTTGTGCTTCATGGCAGCGGCTTGGCCTCGACTTGGGCAGCCCAGGCCCAGGTGGGTGAGACCATCACTGTGGCTGGACCAGGAGGAGGAATGGATATTCCAGATGTCGCAGTAATGGTCATGTTGGTGGATGAGTCTGCTATGCCTGCTGCAGGTATCCTGTTGGAATCACTTCCGGCCAACTGTAGCCCCATCGTCATTTGCGAAGTCGAAGATGTTCATGAACAGCGATCCCTCAGTTCCAAAATTGGGGTTCAGCCAACCTGGCTATTTCGCAAAGAGCAATCTGCAGAGCCAGGCCTACTCCTGGAAAAGTATCTACCGAATGTGTTGATGGGTATAGAAGACTTGGATGATGTCTTTTGGTGGATTGCTTGTGAAGCGAATGCGATGCGCCGGATGCGCTCACACCTATTGAATCAACAGGGCGTTAGTAAAGATAGACTTGTTTCCCGAGGATATTGGAAATTAGATACAAGCAATCACCCAGACCATGATTATGGTGAATCTTAG
- a CDS encoding MAPEG family protein, whose product MTTVLFCALALAMWSLPLNYIPTLARFAKGGMEWAASNRDTMPEIPPWAQRAERAQRNHYENLPMLVVTLLVVQLSGAANPLINLAAIIMVACRIFHAFAYIIGVPVLRSLGFVGAMLSLFVILWQLLV is encoded by the coding sequence ATGACAACTGTACTATTTTGTGCCCTGGCTCTCGCCATGTGGTCTCTCCCCCTCAATTACATCCCCACCCTGGCACGGTTTGCAAAAGGTGGAATGGAATGGGCCGCAAGCAATCGGGACACCATGCCTGAGATTCCACCCTGGGCTCAACGGGCAGAGCGGGCTCAGCGCAACCATTATGAAAATTTACCGATGTTAGTGGTAACCCTGCTCGTCGTTCAGTTGTCGGGAGCAGCCAACCCATTGATTAATCTGGCAGCAATAATTATGGTTGCCTGCAGGATCTTCCATGCCTTTGCCTATATTATTGGCGTGCCAGTATTGCGTTCGTTAGGGTTTGTAGGGGCTATGTTGTCCTTATTTGTAATTCTGTGGCAGCTCTTGGTGTAG
- a CDS encoding EAL domain-containing protein has protein sequence MTSPPLYEIVKSDQQANLDHLTAACPAVMYSSCPGAFDLTAVSQSVTSLFGYTDQDLLAEPTRWLSLIHPDDRSLVLATLSQGTLDIWQECEYRFFHKQLGYRWVQNIFQLVSKPTGPGLELIGCWLDRTEHLQHRLAQQQRDALLTAVAEASQYLLTGSHFNTAVTKALAVTGNAAQIDRLYVCELHTSKTGVLTPQLRYAWVKKTESASSLQLPWTVPADVIGQRRWYQSLVRRLPFSQLTRDFHEIERSHLKRADICSVFLLPIFIEDQLWGFMSFENRHIERQWSAPDISLLQTLVASLSGALKHHQKESELLHHAFHDPLTGLPNRALFTNRLEQSLKQLKRYPDYLFAVLFLDLDRFKIINDSMGHGVGDQLLMGIAERLLSSLRPGDTASRLGGDEFVILLNGLQNQEDASATAERLRQQLTLPFNLGVHEIFIDVSIGITLSNFGYQDAEQVLQDADVAMYQAKSAGKGCHKVFNTGMQSQTMARSQLETEMRRAIERQAFEIYYQPIVCLKTGAIDTFEALIRWYDSNHQPIAASDLIGIAEESGMIQDLGLSVLQQACNQLRQWQRLPDYETLRISVNLSAKQLFHSDLVTKVADILTASRIDPTHLKLELTESTIIRNDQTTITLLKQLRDLGLELYLDDFGAGYSSLSYLYSLPINALKIDQTFVQRIDMGAEGQAIIRSILLLANNLDLKVVAEGVENKTQLNYLNSLDCTHGQGFLFAPPLTARGATSLLRSQDRFEYQSA, from the coding sequence GTGACGTCCCCTCCGCTCTACGAGATCGTGAAAAGCGACCAACAGGCCAACTTAGATCATCTGACAGCTGCCTGCCCTGCGGTCATGTACAGCAGCTGTCCCGGTGCCTTTGATTTAACGGCTGTTTCCCAGAGCGTTACATCCCTATTTGGCTATACCGATCAGGATTTACTCGCAGAGCCAACCCGCTGGCTATCCCTGATCCATCCTGACGATCGGTCCCTGGTATTAGCAACCCTCAGCCAAGGCACGTTAGATATTTGGCAGGAGTGCGAGTACCGCTTTTTTCATAAACAGTTAGGGTATCGCTGGGTTCAAAATATCTTTCAGCTCGTGTCTAAACCGACAGGGCCAGGATTAGAGCTGATTGGTTGTTGGCTGGATCGCACCGAACACCTCCAGCATCGATTAGCCCAACAACAGCGGGATGCCTTACTAACCGCCGTAGCTGAAGCCAGTCAATATCTGCTCACGGGCTCCCACTTCAATACAGCGGTCACCAAAGCCCTGGCCGTGACCGGTAATGCAGCGCAGATCGATCGGCTCTATGTTTGCGAACTCCATACGTCTAAGACTGGCGTGCTCACCCCCCAACTGCGCTATGCCTGGGTGAAGAAGACCGAGTCGGCTTCCAGTTTACAGCTGCCCTGGACCGTTCCCGCCGATGTGATCGGGCAACGACGTTGGTACCAGTCCTTGGTTCGCCGTCTACCTTTTTCCCAGCTGACTCGAGATTTTCACGAAATTGAGCGATCGCATCTGAAACGAGCCGACATTTGCTCTGTTTTTCTCCTCCCCATCTTTATCGAAGATCAGCTCTGGGGATTTATGAGCTTTGAGAATCGCCATATTGAACGTCAATGGTCTGCCCCAGATATTTCTCTGTTACAAACCTTGGTGGCAAGTCTCAGTGGGGCTTTAAAACATCATCAGAAAGAGAGTGAACTCCTCCATCATGCCTTCCACGATCCCTTAACGGGCTTACCGAATCGCGCCTTGTTTACGAATCGATTAGAACAATCTCTCAAACAGCTGAAGCGCTATCCCGACTATCTGTTTGCCGTGCTGTTTTTGGATTTAGATCGGTTCAAAATCATTAATGACAGCATGGGCCATGGGGTTGGTGATCAGTTGCTGATGGGCATTGCTGAACGATTGCTGTCCTCGTTGCGTCCAGGCGATACGGCCTCTCGTTTAGGAGGAGACGAATTTGTGATTTTACTCAATGGTCTCCAAAACCAAGAAGATGCCTCTGCGACGGCAGAACGTCTCCGCCAACAGTTGACCTTACCCTTTAATCTGGGGGTACATGAGATTTTCATTGACGTTAGCATTGGCATCACCCTCAGTAACTTTGGGTATCAAGATGCCGAGCAGGTGTTGCAAGATGCAGATGTGGCCATGTACCAGGCTAAGTCAGCGGGTAAAGGCTGTCATAAGGTCTTTAACACCGGCATGCAGTCCCAGACCATGGCGAGATCGCAGCTAGAAACAGAAATGCGGCGGGCCATTGAACGCCAAGCCTTTGAGATCTACTACCAGCCCATTGTCTGCCTGAAGACTGGAGCGATTGACACCTTTGAAGCGTTAATTCGGTGGTACGACAGCAACCATCAACCCATTGCCGCCTCCGATCTAATTGGCATTGCCGAAGAGTCTGGCATGATTCAGGATTTGGGATTATCGGTATTGCAGCAGGCCTGTAATCAGCTGCGTCAGTGGCAACGCCTTCCAGATTATGAAACCCTGCGAATTAGCGTGAATTTATCGGCGAAACAGCTGTTTCACAGTGATTTAGTCACCAAGGTGGCGGATATTCTGACTGCATCTCGCATCGATCCGACCCATCTCAAGCTAGAGCTGACGGAAAGCACGATTATTCGCAATGATCAGACAACGATTACCTTACTGAAACAGCTGCGAGATCTGGGATTAGAACTCTATCTCGATGATTTTGGGGCGGGATATTCTTCTTTAAGCTATCTGTATAGCCTGCCTATTAATGCCTTAAAGATTGATCAAACTTTTGTCCAACGAATCGATATGGGGGCAGAGGGACAAGCGATTATTCGTTCGATTCTCTTACTTGCCAATAATTTAGATCTGAAGGTAGTTGCGGAAGGAGTGGAGAATAAAACCCAGCTCAATTACCTCAATTCCCTCGACTGCACCCACGGCCAAGGCTTTTTGTTTGCTCCACCCCTAACGGCGAGGGGCGCGACTTCCTTGTTGCGATCGCAAGATCGATTCGAGTATCAATCCGCCTAA